One window of the Marivivens aquimaris genome contains the following:
- a CDS encoding heavy-metal-associated domain-containing protein, producing the protein MKFSVPDMSCGHCTAAIESAVKSADPNAGVECDLSARQVHVDSVLPADQVQAIIRDAGYNVEPAAA; encoded by the coding sequence ATGAAGTTCAGCGTTCCGGACATGAGCTGTGGGCATTGCACCGCAGCAATCGAAAGCGCGGTGAAGAGCGCAGATCCGAATGCAGGCGTAGAATGTGACCTTTCTGCCCGACAGGTGCATGTCGACAGCGTGTTACCAGCCGATCAGGTCCAAGCGATCATTCGGGATGCGGGCTACAACGTGGAACCTGCGGCCGCTTGA
- a CDS encoding c-type cytochrome — MKKTTIVAAVLIAGTAVTAFAHSGATGIVKERMDAMLAMGKAVKTVAPMMRGETAYDAETVRDAARLFQQHAGESMTKLFPEGTGGMPSEAKDEVWTDWERFAALASQLEEYSEGLERAADNGLGGMSGNTSMDGASMMGGGSMMGGDTTMMGGSTMMGRGDMMDAAAIAEMPADAAFAMTTQVCSACHERFRAEED; from the coding sequence ATGAAAAAGACGACTATCGTAGCGGCAGTGTTGATTGCAGGTACTGCGGTCACGGCATTCGCGCATAGCGGAGCCACCGGCATCGTGAAAGAGCGCATGGATGCCATGCTTGCAATGGGGAAGGCGGTCAAGACCGTGGCCCCGATGATGCGGGGCGAAACGGCCTATGACGCAGAAACAGTGCGCGATGCCGCGCGCCTGTTCCAGCAGCACGCCGGTGAGAGCATGACAAAGCTGTTCCCAGAGGGCACAGGGGGCATGCCCTCGGAAGCCAAGGACGAGGTGTGGACCGACTGGGAGCGCTTCGCGGCATTGGCAAGTCAGCTGGAAGAATACTCTGAGGGCCTGGAACGCGCAGCCGACAATGGATTGGGCGGCATGAGCGGCAATACCTCCATGGATGGCGCCTCGATGATGGGCGGCGGGTCAATGATGGGAGGCGATACAACCATGATGGGCGGGAGCACGATGATGGGCCGAGGCGACATGATGGATGCGGCCGCCATTGCCGAAATGCCCGCCGACGCAGCATTCGCGATGACGACCCAGGTCTGTTCCGCATGCCATGAACGCTTCCGGGCGGAAGAAGACTGA
- a CDS encoding heavy metal translocating P-type ATPase: MPEPKQISLPIEGMSCASCVGRVDRALNAIDGVEDVSVNLASETARMSVDALKRIPDIIESLRELGYPARKARAELTIAAMSCASCVGRVDKALAAVPGVVEVNVNLASETATVVYVEGLVTTSDLIESSGAAGYPATVATAQAGDDRVARKEEEAQALAKRVTFAAILALPVFLIEMGGHVIPAVHMLIETTIGQQTSWLLQFVLTTIVLFGPGRTFYTKGFPALFRGAPDMNSLVAVGTGAAYLYSVVATFVPSVLPDTLRTVYFEAAAVIVVLILLGRFLEARAKGRTGAAIQKLLGLQARTARVMRDGESVEIEIDALVQGDIVIVRPGERIAVDGEVIEGTSRVDESMLTGEPIPAEKGAGDTVTGGTVNGAGSLQFLATRVGADTTLAQIIRMVEEAQGAKLPIQGLVDRITLWFVPAVMAIAAATVLVWLFFGPDPALTMALVAGVSVLIIACPCAMGLATPTSIMVGTGRAAEMGVLFRKGDALQQLDSVDVVALDKTGTVTEGRPALTDLVLAEGFDRPTTLSKIAAVESLSEHPVADAIVRAARAEGAPLVAAEGFQSVTGYGVRAVVEDVEVLVGADRYMAREGIDVSALAPEETKIASKGRTALYAAIDGRVAAVIGVADPVKPASRAAIAALHEKGLAVAMITGDKRETAEAIARETGIDHVIAGVLPDGKVAALDSLRQGNKRIAFVGDGINDAPALAHADVGIAIGTGTDVAIESADVVLMSGDLRGVVNAFEVSRRTMRNIRQNLFWAFAYNVALIPVAAGVLYPAFGLLLSPILAAGAMALSSVFVLTNALRLRRIAPAMDEQRAIPAELAAATPAPAE; encoded by the coding sequence ATGCCCGAACCCAAACAGATCAGCCTGCCGATCGAAGGCATGTCATGCGCGTCCTGCGTTGGCAGGGTCGATCGCGCATTGAATGCAATCGACGGCGTAGAGGATGTGTCGGTGAACCTTGCCTCGGAAACTGCTCGCATGAGCGTGGACGCGCTCAAGCGCATTCCCGACATCATCGAATCCCTTCGCGAGCTGGGCTACCCCGCGCGGAAGGCCAGGGCCGAACTCACGATTGCAGCGATGTCCTGTGCCTCTTGCGTCGGGCGGGTCGATAAGGCGCTTGCCGCGGTGCCCGGGGTGGTCGAGGTGAACGTCAACCTCGCCTCAGAGACGGCGACGGTCGTTTACGTCGAAGGTCTTGTCACGACATCCGATCTGATCGAATCAAGCGGCGCGGCAGGGTATCCAGCAACCGTGGCAACGGCCCAGGCCGGTGACGACAGAGTTGCGCGCAAGGAGGAAGAGGCTCAGGCGCTTGCCAAACGGGTCACCTTTGCGGCCATCCTCGCCTTGCCGGTCTTCCTGATCGAAATGGGTGGCCACGTCATTCCGGCCGTTCATATGCTGATCGAGACCACGATTGGCCAGCAGACGAGTTGGCTTCTTCAGTTCGTGCTGACGACAATCGTTCTCTTCGGCCCGGGCCGGACGTTTTACACCAAGGGTTTCCCGGCCTTGTTCCGGGGTGCCCCCGACATGAACAGCCTCGTCGCGGTCGGCACCGGGGCGGCTTACCTTTATTCCGTGGTTGCGACATTCGTACCGTCGGTCCTGCCTGACACGCTGCGCACCGTCTATTTCGAGGCGGCAGCGGTCATCGTCGTTCTGATCCTTCTGGGGCGGTTTCTTGAAGCGCGCGCCAAGGGGAGAACGGGCGCGGCCATCCAGAAGCTATTAGGGCTTCAGGCGCGGACTGCACGCGTGATGCGGGACGGAGAAAGCGTCGAGATCGAGATCGATGCGCTGGTTCAGGGTGACATCGTCATCGTGCGCCCTGGTGAACGCATCGCGGTCGATGGCGAGGTCATCGAGGGGACCAGCCGCGTCGACGAAAGCATGCTGACAGGCGAGCCGATCCCCGCTGAAAAAGGTGCCGGAGATACGGTGACCGGCGGGACGGTCAACGGCGCCGGAAGCCTACAGTTCCTCGCCACGCGGGTCGGCGCCGACACGACCCTGGCGCAGATTATTCGCATGGTCGAAGAGGCCCAGGGCGCCAAACTGCCGATCCAGGGATTGGTCGACCGGATCACCTTGTGGTTCGTGCCTGCCGTGATGGCGATCGCGGCGGCGACCGTGCTGGTCTGGCTGTTTTTCGGGCCTGATCCGGCCCTGACGATGGCGCTGGTCGCCGGTGTGTCGGTGCTCATCATCGCGTGCCCCTGCGCGATGGGGCTTGCGACGCCGACCTCGATCATGGTCGGGACGGGACGTGCTGCGGAAATGGGTGTCCTGTTCCGTAAAGGTGACGCCTTGCAGCAACTTGATTCCGTTGATGTGGTCGCCCTCGACAAAACAGGCACGGTGACCGAGGGGCGACCCGCACTGACTGACCTTGTGCTGGCGGAAGGGTTCGATCGCCCAACAACGCTCTCGAAGATCGCTGCCGTGGAGTCGCTCTCCGAGCATCCTGTCGCGGACGCCATCGTGCGGGCCGCGCGGGCCGAGGGCGCACCTCTTGTGGCGGCCGAAGGCTTTCAATCGGTCACAGGTTACGGCGTGCGCGCCGTGGTCGAAGACGTGGAGGTGTTGGTTGGGGCCGACCGCTACATGGCGCGCGAAGGCATTGACGTCTCGGCATTGGCTCCAGAGGAAACGAAGATCGCAAGCAAGGGTCGCACGGCGCTTTACGCTGCCATAGATGGGCGTGTCGCCGCCGTGATCGGCGTGGCCGATCCGGTCAAACCGGCAAGCCGCGCAGCCATCGCAGCGCTGCACGAAAAGGGTCTTGCGGTTGCGATGATCACCGGCGACAAACGCGAAACCGCCGAAGCCATCGCCCGCGAAACCGGTATCGACCACGTCATCGCCGGCGTCCTGCCGGACGGCAAGGTTGCGGCGCTCGACAGTTTGCGCCAAGGGAACAAGCGCATCGCCTTTGTCGGCGACGGGATCAACGACGCCCCGGCGCTGGCGCATGCCGATGTGGGCATCGCCATTGGAACCGGCACCGATGTGGCCATCGAATCTGCGGATGTCGTCCTGATGTCGGGCGATTTGCGCGGCGTGGTGAACGCCTTCGAAGTATCGCGGCGGACCATGCGCAACATCCGGCAGAACCTGTTCTGGGCCTTTGCCTACAACGTGGCACTTATTCCGGTCGCTGCCGGGGTGCTTTATCCCGCCTTTGGGTTGCTCCTGTCACCAATCCTTGCGGCGGGTGCGATGGCGTTGTCCTCGGTGTTTGTCCTGACCAATGCCCTGCGGCTGCGGCGCATCGCGCCTGCGATGGACGAGCAGCGCGCAATCCCGGCAGAGCTGGCAGCCGCCACTCCTGCTCCAGCAGAATAA
- a CDS encoding multicopper oxidase family protein: MRQTRRDFLRHATLAACAAAIPQSAFAATPFEDLIAKVARRQLLPDTYPETEIWGYDGLVPAPEIRVTQGDRVRRRFRNEVPDPSSVHWHGIRIDNAMDGVSGLTQEAVAPGGTFDYDFVVPDAGTYWYHAHNRSYEQVARGLRGALIVEEVDGPDIDREEVIVLEDWLLDPESGQLFDNFEQPMMMSHGGRTGNFITTNGRYDLTLPAQRNERIRLRIINAASARIFPLRLSGFSGWTVAVDGMPTGQPQSVDGELILGPAQRVDLIVDVTEDEGGTAQLLRIGDDDQLTPLVSFLVNGTASSVPRGKPLPLPPNPAAHAPDLADARDLRLVMSGGAMGRMQSALLGGERLGFRQLAQAGKFWALNDVAEMTYTPLADLSLNEPVRLKIENQTVFPHAMHLHGMHFRELRPGGAFGPMRDTILLAGNESREIAFTADNPGKWLFHCHMLSHAASGMTTWIRVT; encoded by the coding sequence ATGAGACAAACACGTCGGGATTTCTTGCGCCATGCAACACTGGCGGCCTGCGCGGCGGCCATCCCGCAGTCGGCTTTTGCCGCGACCCCGTTCGAGGACCTGATTGCCAAGGTTGCACGTCGACAGCTTCTTCCGGACACCTACCCGGAAACAGAGATCTGGGGCTATGACGGCCTCGTTCCGGCCCCGGAAATCAGGGTCACACAAGGCGATCGGGTGCGTCGCAGGTTTCGCAACGAGGTACCCGATCCCAGTTCGGTTCACTGGCACGGAATCCGGATCGACAACGCGATGGATGGCGTTTCAGGGCTGACCCAAGAGGCCGTAGCGCCGGGTGGAACCTTTGACTACGACTTCGTCGTACCGGACGCGGGCACCTATTGGTATCACGCGCATAATCGCTCATACGAGCAAGTCGCGCGTGGTCTGCGCGGTGCCTTGATCGTCGAAGAGGTCGATGGACCGGACATCGACCGCGAGGAAGTCATCGTTCTGGAGGACTGGTTGCTCGACCCTGAGAGCGGGCAGCTGTTCGACAATTTCGAACAGCCCATGATGATGAGCCACGGTGGACGTACCGGCAACTTTATCACGACCAACGGGCGCTATGACCTGACCTTGCCCGCGCAGCGCAACGAGCGCATTCGCTTGCGGATCATCAACGCAGCAAGCGCTCGAATTTTCCCGCTGAGGCTCTCTGGATTCAGTGGCTGGACGGTGGCCGTGGATGGAATGCCAACCGGCCAACCCCAGTCGGTTGACGGCGAGTTGATCCTCGGCCCGGCACAGCGCGTCGACTTAATTGTGGATGTGACCGAAGACGAAGGCGGCACCGCCCAATTGCTTCGCATCGGCGATGATGATCAACTGACCCCGTTGGTGAGTTTTCTGGTCAACGGCACAGCCAGTTCAGTACCAAGAGGCAAGCCACTGCCGTTGCCGCCGAACCCCGCGGCACACGCCCCGGACCTTGCCGATGCGCGTGATTTGCGACTGGTCATGTCCGGCGGGGCAATGGGGCGAATGCAGTCCGCATTGCTTGGCGGGGAACGTCTTGGATTCCGTCAGCTTGCCCAAGCGGGCAAATTCTGGGCCCTGAATGATGTCGCCGAAATGACCTACACGCCACTGGCCGATCTATCCCTGAACGAGCCGGTGCGCCTGAAGATCGAGAACCAGACCGTTTTCCCACATGCGATGCACCTGCACGGGATGCATTTCCGCGAGCTGCGCCCCGGCGGCGCGTTCGGGCCGATGCGGGACACGATCCTGTTGGCCGGCAACGAGTCCCGGGAGATCGCCTTTACGGCAGACAATCCCGGCAAGTGGCTGTTCCATTGCCACATGCTCAGCCACGCCGCATCTGGCATGACAACCTGGATACGGGTCACATGA
- a CDS encoding multicopper oxidase family protein translates to MTVALAGTRLPAATHELILAPQSIKAHLAGYDVSMLGFNGGLPGPEVRMRQGQTARITLDNRLEEGALVHWHGLRVPNRMDGVNVLTQDVVIPGDSYRYQFGVPDAGTYWYHSHYLSYDQVSRGLFGAFIVEEQNAPAVDHDIVVQFFDVLLDQSGQYDEGFNPAHFATEGRIGNTVTALVSNGTSKNVRQGDRLRLRLINPSIDRVYRVGLDGLAGKIVALDGMPLAQPQTLEPILLAPGQRCDVIGDATGPIRFDDSFGERTLSLGEIAVSGSREPAKAPITALPANRMPAPQNPGQTAELVLQGGAGSASHSGTGTWALNEVSGLPRTPFLSVAQGTTARISIRNETGFPHVMHLHGHHFWELDAAGEAGPYRDSTYLEIGETREILVVLDNPGSWMLHCHMLSHQADGMATWIRVG, encoded by the coding sequence ATGACCGTTGCGCTGGCTGGTACCCGCTTGCCAGCAGCGACACACGAGTTGATCCTCGCGCCCCAATCGATCAAGGCGCACCTTGCTGGGTACGACGTGTCGATGTTGGGCTTCAACGGTGGTCTGCCGGGCCCAGAAGTCAGAATGCGACAAGGACAAACCGCCCGCATTACCCTCGATAACCGATTGGAGGAGGGCGCTCTCGTTCACTGGCATGGGTTGCGGGTTCCAAATCGGATGGATGGTGTCAACGTCCTCACTCAGGATGTGGTCATTCCGGGCGACTCGTATCGTTATCAATTCGGCGTCCCGGATGCCGGCACGTATTGGTATCACTCGCATTACCTGTCTTACGATCAGGTCAGCCGCGGTCTTTTCGGCGCCTTCATCGTCGAGGAGCAAAATGCGCCGGCTGTCGACCATGACATCGTTGTTCAGTTCTTCGATGTCTTGTTGGATCAGTCCGGACAGTACGACGAAGGGTTCAACCCGGCTCATTTCGCGACCGAGGGCCGTATCGGCAATACGGTCACGGCGCTTGTTTCCAATGGAACCAGCAAGAATGTGAGACAAGGCGACCGCCTGCGCTTGCGCCTGATAAATCCCTCTATCGACAGGGTTTACCGTGTCGGGCTGGACGGTCTGGCAGGCAAGATCGTTGCACTGGATGGTATGCCCCTGGCGCAGCCACAGACACTCGAACCCATCCTCCTAGCTCCGGGGCAAAGATGCGATGTGATTGGTGATGCGACCGGGCCTATTAGATTTGACGACAGCTTTGGAGAGCGGACGTTGAGCCTTGGCGAAATCGCTGTTTCCGGCTCTCGTGAGCCTGCGAAAGCGCCCATCACCGCGTTGCCCGCCAACCGAATGCCCGCCCCGCAAAACCCCGGCCAAACCGCGGAGCTGGTGCTCCAGGGAGGCGCGGGAAGCGCGTCCCACAGCGGCACAGGGACATGGGCGCTCAATGAAGTATCCGGCCTGCCTCGAACCCCTTTCCTATCTGTCGCGCAGGGGACGACCGCGCGCATTTCGATCCGCAACGAAACCGGGTTTCCACACGTCATGCATCTGCATGGCCACCATTTCTGGGAACTCGATGCGGCGGGTGAAGCCGGTCCATACCGGGACTCGACCTATTTGGAGATCGGCGAGACGCGGGAAATTCTCGTCGTCCTGGACAATCCGGGATCCTGGATGCTGCATTGCCACATGTTGAGCCATCAAGCCGACGGTATGGCAACGTGGATCAGAGTCGGCTGA
- a CDS encoding L,D-transpeptidase: MQNFTRRELICAGAMGCFLPTTAWAHKVKLPERFEPQLVNTRRGDWVKGDVHVVPDDFFLYFMLEDGMAIRYGVGVGRKGLYEPGEFTVARKAKWPWWRPTNAMIRREPRKYAKYKDGLKGGPNNPLGARALYLYDAEGRDTYLRIHGTNAPETIGSAVSNGCARLTNEHVKDLYERVEIGARVFLYPKVTTA, encoded by the coding sequence ATGCAGAATTTCACGAGACGAGAATTGATTTGTGCCGGAGCGATGGGTTGCTTTCTGCCCACAACTGCCTGGGCCCACAAAGTCAAATTGCCCGAACGGTTCGAACCACAATTGGTAAACACCCGTCGTGGTGACTGGGTTAAAGGCGATGTCCACGTCGTTCCCGACGATTTTTTCCTTTATTTCATGCTCGAGGACGGGATGGCGATCCGCTACGGGGTCGGGGTAGGGCGCAAAGGTTTGTACGAACCCGGAGAGTTCACGGTAGCGCGCAAGGCCAAATGGCCATGGTGGCGGCCAACGAACGCCATGATCCGGCGCGAGCCACGCAAATACGCAAAGTACAAGGATGGACTGAAAGGCGGGCCAAACAACCCGCTCGGGGCCCGCGCGCTCTATCTCTACGATGCCGAGGGACGCGATACCTATCTTCGCATTCATGGAACGAACGCCCCGGAGACAATTGGGTCTGCCGTGTCGAATGGATGCGCGCGGTTGACGAATGAACATGTGAAGGATCTGTACGAACGCGTTGAAATCGGCGCCCGCGTCTTCCTGTATCCCAAAGTGACAACGGCGTGA
- a CDS encoding c-type cytochrome: MRRFLTLVSGAAVLGAASLGVVIAWPVGSAVTPIAIEGNVDRGAYLARASGCIACHTNFEAGGAPLAGGAPLETPFGTFYPPNLTTDPEHGMGEWTAEQFAKAVRQGIGPDGTPYYPSFPYTFYADFSDQDIADLWAAFQTVPPVDEPAPENDVSFPFDQRWGLKLWRAAFFYDPDTEPIEGRSDAWNRGRELVRGAAHCGACHTPRNLAGGRDIGASFAGNAQLPGGSKAPAIRPKDLVKNDWTVSNLAYALQTGITPSGDAFGGSMAEVVREGTRFLTPADREAMALFLLNKDTVEAENPASN; this comes from the coding sequence ATGCGCCGGTTCTTGACACTCGTCAGCGGGGCCGCCGTGCTGGGCGCGGCCAGCCTCGGCGTCGTGATTGCATGGCCTGTCGGCAGTGCAGTGACTCCGATTGCAATAGAGGGCAATGTCGACCGGGGCGCGTATCTGGCGCGCGCCAGTGGGTGCATTGCCTGTCATACCAATTTCGAAGCGGGCGGCGCGCCACTTGCCGGAGGGGCGCCGCTCGAAACCCCGTTCGGAACGTTCTACCCGCCCAACCTGACGACAGACCCGGAACATGGCATGGGCGAATGGACGGCAGAACAGTTCGCAAAAGCCGTGCGGCAAGGCATCGGCCCCGATGGAACGCCGTACTATCCGTCTTTCCCGTACACCTTCTATGCGGATTTTTCTGATCAGGATATCGCTGACCTCTGGGCGGCGTTTCAAACCGTGCCGCCCGTGGACGAGCCTGCACCAGAAAATGATGTCAGCTTCCCATTCGACCAACGATGGGGGCTGAAGCTCTGGCGAGCGGCGTTCTTCTACGATCCGGATACCGAACCGATTGAAGGGCGAAGCGACGCATGGAATCGAGGACGGGAATTGGTGCGCGGTGCGGCACATTGCGGAGCCTGCCATACGCCGCGCAATCTTGCGGGAGGCCGCGATATCGGTGCTTCCTTTGCAGGCAACGCCCAGCTTCCCGGTGGCAGCAAGGCCCCCGCGATACGGCCAAAAGACCTGGTCAAAAATGACTGGACGGTTTCAAACCTCGCTTATGCGCTCCAGACCGGCATCACCCCTTCGGGCGATGCTTTCGGCGGCAGCATGGCGGAAGTGGTTCGCGAGGGAACTCGGTTTCTGACACCTGCCGATCGCGAAGCGATGGCGCTTTTCCTGCTGAACAAGGACACGGTCGAGGCGGAGAACCCCGCGTCGAACTAA
- a CDS encoding MauE/DoxX family redox-associated membrane protein, producing the protein MPRDTDSKSAQLYRMVMPGHVCPYGLKSKDLLERQGFEVEDHPLDTREDTDAFMEKHGVETTPQTFIGDERIGGYDDLRVFFDIDPPEEEQSDTTYQPVIAIFSVAALLALGLSWHQYGSVLTLRGFEWFISLSMTILAIQKLQDVEGFSTMFLNYDLLARKWVRYGKVYPFGEALAGVLMTAGALLWLSAPVALFIGTVGAVSVFKAVYIDKRELKCACVGGDSSVPLGFISLTENLMMIFMGIWMPVRAIWF; encoded by the coding sequence ATGCCCCGCGACACAGACAGTAAATCCGCGCAGCTTTATCGCATGGTCATGCCGGGCCATGTCTGCCCCTACGGTCTGAAATCGAAAGACCTGCTGGAGCGGCAAGGCTTCGAGGTGGAAGACCATCCGCTTGACACCCGTGAAGACACCGATGCTTTCATGGAGAAGCACGGGGTCGAGACGACGCCGCAGACTTTCATCGGGGACGAACGGATCGGCGGTTACGATGATCTCAGGGTGTTTTTCGACATTGACCCACCCGAGGAAGAGCAAAGCGACACGACCTACCAGCCGGTCATCGCGATCTTTTCCGTTGCCGCGCTGTTGGCATTGGGCCTGTCTTGGCACCAGTACGGGTCGGTCCTTACCTTGCGGGGGTTCGAATGGTTCATTTCGCTGTCCATGACCATTCTCGCGATCCAGAAATTGCAGGATGTCGAAGGGTTTTCGACGATGTTCCTCAACTACGATCTGCTGGCGCGCAAATGGGTGCGATACGGCAAGGTCTACCCGTTCGGCGAAGCGTTGGCAGGTGTCCTGATGACTGCCGGCGCGCTGCTGTGGCTCTCGGCGCCTGTCGCCCTGTTTATCGGCACGGTCGGCGCTGTCAGCGTGTTCAAGGCTGTTTATATCGACAAGAGAGAGCTGAAATGCGCCTGCGTCGGCGGTGACAGTTCCGTCCCGCTGGGGTTCATTTCGCTGACGGAAAACCTGATGATGATCTTCATGGGTATCTGGATGCCGGTCCGCGCGATCTGGTTCTGA
- a CDS encoding c-type cytochrome: MRYLVWSLPITVAAAAFTYWLSTSASSDVGSASRAESYDIEEGALLYAENCASCHGAGLEGQPEWRTPGADGRLPAPPHDETGHTWHHPDSLLFDYTKLGGAALLARQGVEFDSGMPGFADVLTDQQIHNILAFIRSTWPDRIREVQAARTEADEQRGEN, from the coding sequence ATGAGATATCTCGTTTGGTCCCTTCCGATCACTGTCGCAGCAGCCGCCTTCACGTATTGGCTCTCGACCAGTGCATCCTCGGATGTCGGCAGCGCGTCCAGGGCGGAGAGCTACGACATCGAAGAAGGCGCGTTGCTCTACGCAGAAAACTGTGCGTCTTGTCATGGCGCGGGTCTGGAAGGCCAGCCGGAATGGCGAACGCCCGGCGCGGATGGGCGCCTGCCAGCACCACCACATGATGAGACGGGTCACACCTGGCATCATCCTGACAGCCTGCTCTTCGATTACACAAAACTGGGGGGTGCGGCGCTTCTGGCGCGTCAGGGCGTCGAATTCGACAGTGGCATGCCCGGTTTCGCAGACGTGCTGACCGACCAGCAAATTCACAACATCCTGGCCTTCATCCGGTCCACCTGGCCAGACCGCATCCGCGAAGTCCAGGCCGCGCGGACAGAAGCCGACGAACAACGGGGAGAGAACTAA
- a CDS encoding DsbA family protein, translated as MRFRQAFTTVAIAALLPIPALADELSESRVKELVLEAIRENPEIVMEAVAILEQRQAQAQELSQAQVLNDQRDLIENDPNAPVLGNLEGDVTVVEFFDYNCPYCRRVKPEVRALIEDDPNIRLVYREWPILGDGSVFAAKAALAARKQDKYEEFHWAMMGLEGRAEEASVLRVAEEIGLDIAQLRKDMEAPEVEEHIATSMQLTQALGFNGTPSFVIGDALVPGFVEKAQLADLVEEARKVED; from the coding sequence ATGCGTTTCAGACAAGCCTTCACGACGGTCGCGATAGCTGCCTTGCTTCCGATACCGGCACTCGCGGACGAACTGTCAGAGTCCCGGGTCAAGGAACTTGTGCTCGAGGCAATCCGCGAGAACCCGGAGATTGTCATGGAGGCCGTGGCGATCCTCGAACAAAGGCAGGCGCAAGCGCAGGAGCTCAGTCAGGCCCAAGTTCTGAATGACCAGCGCGATCTGATCGAGAACGATCCGAATGCGCCGGTTCTCGGCAACCTGGAAGGGGACGTCACTGTTGTGGAATTTTTCGACTACAACTGTCCCTATTGTCGGCGGGTCAAACCCGAGGTGCGGGCTTTGATCGAAGACGATCCCAACATTCGCCTCGTCTATCGTGAATGGCCCATTCTCGGAGACGGATCGGTGTTTGCCGCGAAAGCGGCCTTGGCAGCGCGCAAGCAGGACAAATACGAAGAGTTTCACTGGGCAATGATGGGGCTGGAAGGCCGCGCGGAAGAGGCCTCCGTGCTGCGCGTGGCCGAGGAGATCGGCCTGGATATCGCGCAGTTGCGCAAGGACATGGAGGCCCCCGAGGTCGAAGAGCACATTGCGACCTCCATGCAACTGACCCAAGCTCTGGGCTTTAACGGCACGCCGTCTTTCGTGATCGGGGATGCGCTGGTCCCGGGCTTCGTCGAAAAGGCGCAGCTTGCCGACTTGGTCGAGGAAGCCCGCAAAGTCGAAGACTGA
- the cueR gene encoding Cu(I)-responsive transcriptional regulator, protein MNIGDVARQSGVPPKTIRYYEDIGLIRPNRSENGYRAFTESHIHKLAFLGRARALGFTIEDCRTLLSLYDDENRESMQVKAVAEDHLRQIEEKIAKLQSMRATLAELVEKCAGDHRPDCPIIEDLSPERLAK, encoded by the coding sequence ATGAACATCGGAGACGTTGCCCGACAATCGGGTGTGCCCCCAAAAACAATCCGCTACTACGAGGACATCGGGCTGATCCGCCCGAACCGTAGCGAGAACGGCTACCGCGCGTTCACCGAGAGCCACATTCACAAGCTGGCGTTTCTGGGTCGCGCACGGGCCTTGGGGTTCACCATCGAAGATTGCAGGACGCTCCTGTCGCTCTACGATGATGAAAACCGCGAAAGCATGCAAGTGAAGGCGGTTGCGGAAGACCATCTGCGCCAGATCGAGGAAAAGATCGCGAAACTGCAATCCATGCGCGCGACGCTCGCCGAACTGGTGGAAAAATGTGCCGGGGATCACCGGCCCGACTGCCCCATCATCGAGGATCTGTCGCCGGAGCGGTTGGCCAAGTGA
- a CDS encoding DUF305 domain-containing protein yields MHYSRFFMMIGTSTVVMFVLMYLNTYLWGHIFFSETRLYMAILMGATMAVIMLAYMLSMYQNTKANIAIFVGAIVLFAASLWLVRGQFTVQDRSYMRAMIPHHSIAIMTSTRAEITDPRVRGLADDIIYAQDKEIAEMRYLIADIGANGEASATRSETPAQVVDAQQALQTEVVSKVDPEFLTEDEIAAVFPNGGNCRFAYTSDSPAVLVTGETGEGSAAAMKISGDLVRLNAQGENAFSEGPLSAEIAETNGDLTDLIVSAGTDYEAGFRGQLTCSG; encoded by the coding sequence ATGCACTACTCACGATTCTTTATGATGATCGGAACATCGACCGTGGTCATGTTCGTTCTGATGTACCTGAACACCTATCTTTGGGGCCATATCTTCTTTTCGGAGACACGCCTTTACATGGCCATCCTGATGGGGGCGACCATGGCCGTGATCATGTTGGCGTACATGTTGTCCATGTATCAGAACACCAAAGCCAACATCGCGATTTTCGTTGGCGCAATAGTCCTTTTCGCGGCGAGCCTCTGGCTGGTTCGCGGACAATTCACGGTGCAGGACAGGTCCTACATGCGCGCCATGATCCCGCACCACTCGATCGCCATCATGACGTCGACTCGTGCCGAGATCACCGACCCGCGCGTCCGGGGGCTCGCAGACGACATTATCTATGCGCAGGACAAGGAAATCGCCGAAATGCGCTACCTTATTGCTGACATTGGAGCAAACGGCGAAGCATCGGCCACGCGAAGCGAAACGCCGGCGCAGGTTGTGGATGCGCAACAGGCGCTTCAAACGGAGGTCGTGTCGAAGGTCGATCCTGAGTTTCTGACGGAAGACGAAATCGCTGCGGTGTTCCCGAATGGCGGAAATTGCCGCTTTGCTTACACCTCGGACAGTCCGGCTGTACTGGTGACTGGTGAAACCGGCGAAGGGTCTGCCGCCGCAATGAAGATCAGCGGTGATCTGGTGCGCCTGAATGCGCAGGGCGAAAATGCATTTTCTGAAGGCCCGCTGTCGGCCGAGATCGCAGAGACGAACGGTGACCTGACCGATCTGATCGTCAGCGCGGGAACCGACTACGAAGCCGGGTTCCGTGGTCAACTTACGTGCAGCGGATAA